In Halomonas alkalicola, the following proteins share a genomic window:
- the ligA gene encoding NAD-dependent DNA ligase LigA has translation MTNADQSLLDEVARLRAELDDANHRYYVLDDPSLTDADYDRRLRRLQELEAAHPALVTPDSPTQRVGAPPDAGFPEIEHAVPMLSLDNAFSEEELAAFVARVAERLEVEGDAIAFCCEPKLDGAAVSLVYEEGVLITGATRGDGRTGEGITSNLRTLRSIPLRLRGDAPPALLEVRGEVTIDHASFEAMNARARAEEAKVFANPRNAAAGSLRQLDPRVTATRPLTFSAYQVARIEPPQGDATHSALMAHLGDFGFRTSRELAVVTGAAGIIDYCRRLGEKRDGLDYDIDGVVIKVDDLRLQRELGFVARAPRWAIAFKFPAQEQTTRLNDVEFQVGRTGAITPVARLEPVSVAGVTVSNATLHNADEIARLGVMIGDTVAIRRAGDVIPQVVRVMKELRPSDAREIVFPERCPVCEAEIERLEGEVVARCSGGLYCAAQRKEALKHFASRRALDIDGLGEKLIEALVERDWVTTPADLFRLEAERLAELPRMGAKSSENLVAALAKARATTLARFIYALGIREVGEATAANLARHFGTLEALMSAEQADLEAVEDVGPIVAAHVHTFFRQPHNRETVDDLIACGLRWEEEAVGERPQPLAGQTWVLTGTLASMTRDEGKARLQALGAKVAGSVSKKTAGLVAGEAAGSKLEKAMQLGVPVLDEAAFLERLAAWEAGERERASHQGSDEEGEA, from the coding sequence ATGACCAACGCCGATCAGTCGCTTCTCGACGAGGTGGCGCGCCTGCGCGCCGAACTCGATGACGCCAACCATCGCTACTACGTGCTCGATGACCCGAGCCTCACCGACGCCGACTATGACCGCCGGCTGCGGCGCCTGCAGGAGCTTGAGGCGGCTCATCCGGCGCTGGTGACCCCGGACTCCCCCACCCAACGGGTCGGGGCGCCGCCGGACGCGGGATTTCCCGAGATCGAGCACGCGGTGCCGATGCTGTCGCTGGACAACGCCTTCAGCGAGGAGGAACTGGCCGCCTTCGTTGCCCGGGTGGCGGAGCGGCTGGAGGTGGAGGGCGACGCGATCGCCTTCTGCTGCGAGCCGAAGCTCGACGGTGCCGCCGTCTCCCTGGTCTACGAGGAAGGCGTGCTGATCACCGGGGCTACCCGTGGCGATGGCCGCACCGGCGAGGGCATCACCTCCAACCTGCGCACCCTGCGCTCCATCCCGCTGCGGCTGCGCGGCGACGCTCCCCCGGCCCTGCTCGAGGTGCGCGGCGAGGTGACCATCGATCACGCCAGCTTCGAGGCGATGAATGCCCGGGCCCGGGCCGAGGAGGCCAAGGTCTTCGCCAACCCCCGCAACGCCGCCGCCGGCAGCCTGCGCCAGCTCGACCCCAGGGTCACCGCCACCCGCCCGTTGACCTTCAGCGCCTACCAGGTGGCACGCATCGAACCGCCCCAGGGGGATGCCACCCACAGCGCGCTGATGGCCCACCTCGGCGACTTCGGCTTTCGCACCAGCCGGGAGCTGGCTGTCGTTACGGGCGCGGCGGGGATCATCGACTACTGTCGGCGCCTCGGCGAGAAGCGCGACGGGCTGGACTACGACATCGACGGCGTGGTGATCAAGGTCGACGACCTGCGCCTGCAGCGCGAACTGGGCTTCGTGGCCCGGGCGCCGCGCTGGGCCATCGCCTTCAAGTTTCCCGCCCAGGAGCAGACCACCCGGCTCAACGACGTGGAGTTCCAGGTGGGACGCACCGGCGCCATCACCCCGGTGGCCCGCCTCGAGCCGGTCTCGGTGGCCGGGGTTACCGTCTCCAACGCCACCCTGCACAATGCCGACGAGATCGCGCGGCTCGGCGTCATGATCGGCGACACCGTGGCCATTCGCCGCGCCGGCGACGTGATTCCCCAGGTGGTGCGGGTAATGAAGGAGCTGCGGCCCTCCGATGCCCGCGAGATCGTCTTTCCCGAGCGCTGCCCGGTGTGCGAGGCCGAGATCGAGCGCCTCGAGGGCGAGGTGGTGGCTCGCTGCTCCGGCGGGCTCTACTGTGCCGCCCAGCGCAAGGAGGCGCTCAAGCATTTCGCCTCGCGCCGTGCGCTGGATATCGACGGGCTCGGAGAGAAGCTGATCGAGGCGCTGGTCGAGCGCGACTGGGTCACCACCCCGGCGGATCTCTTTCGCCTGGAGGCCGAGCGCCTGGCGGAGCTGCCGCGCATGGGGGCGAAGTCCTCGGAGAACCTGGTGGCGGCCCTGGCCAAGGCCCGGGCCACCACCCTGGCGCGTTTCATCTATGCCCTGGGGATCCGCGAGGTGGGCGAGGCGACGGCGGCCAACCTGGCGCGCCACTTCGGCACCCTGGAGGCGCTGATGAGCGCCGAGCAGGCCGATCTCGAGGCAGTGGAGGATGTGGGCCCCATCGTCGCCGCCCACGTGCATACCTTCTTCCGTCAGCCCCACAACCGCGAGACCGTCGACGACCTGATCGCCTGCGGCCTGCGCTGGGAGGAGGAGGCGGTGGGCGAACGGCCGCAGCCGCTGGCCGGCCAGACCTGGGTGCTCACCGGCACCCTGGCGAGCATGACCCGCGACGAGGGCAAGGCGCGGCTGCAGGCGCTGGGCGCCAAGGTGGCCGGCAGCGTCTCCAAGAAGACCGCGGGTCTGGTGGCCGGGGAGGCCGCCGGCAGCAAGCTGGAGAAGGCGATGCAGCTCGGCGTGCCGGTGCTCGACGAGGCGGCCTTCCTCGAGCGGCTGGCCGCCTGGGAGGCCGGCGAACGCGAACGCGCCAGCCACCAGGGTAGCGACGAGGAGGGCGAAGCATGA
- a CDS encoding YheU family protein, translating into MSGRFIEVPYRMLPAETLEALLEAFVTRQGYDTSDTGEGMRGWVGELRRQLERDELIIAHDLQTETTEVMTLAQWRAFGRDLADDEEEG; encoded by the coding sequence ATGAGCGGACGCTTTATCGAGGTGCCTTACCGCATGCTGCCCGCCGAGACCCTGGAGGCGCTGCTGGAGGCCTTCGTCACCCGCCAGGGCTATGACACCAGCGATACCGGCGAGGGGATGCGCGGCTGGGTGGGGGAGCTCCGGCGCCAGCTCGAGCGCGACGAGCTGATCATCGCCCACGACCTGCAGACCGAGACCACCGAGGTGATGACCCTGGCCCAGTGGCGGGCCTTTGGGCGGGACCTGGCTGATGACGAGGAAGAGGGGTAG